A stretch of Carassius auratus strain Wakin unplaced genomic scaffold, ASM336829v1 scaf_tig00043294, whole genome shotgun sequence DNA encodes these proteins:
- the LOC113086534 gene encoding alpha-1,3-mannosyl-glycoprotein 2-beta-N-acetylglucosaminyltransferase-like, producing the protein MLRKRSPLIICGAFVFVAWNVILFFVLMRRPSTQGALDSPDELGNKGDRAGGDQFGNIMNEVMRVANAFEAEIESQKKILLQIQSHWSVWENKGGVTAAKSKSQAEHSVPVVIPILVIACNRVTVKRCLDKLIEHRPSAELYPIIVSQDCGHAETSDVIASYGSQLTHIKQPDLSDISVPPQYKKFQGYYKISRHYRWAFNQVFNTFSYSSVVVVEDDLEVAPDFFEYFRALHPILKSDPTLWCVSAWNDNGREGFVDPGKASLLYRTDFFPGLGWMFTKDLWAEIEPKWPASFWDDWMRQPSQRRDRSCIRPEISRTLTFGRKGVSLGQFYDKYLRFIKLNTEFVPFTKMDLSYLEKKKYDESFEKEVYSASVVTVEDLQSGKLTGSGPFRVQYSSPDSFKTLARNLGVMDDLKSGVPRAGYRGVVHFLFRGKRVYLAPPAGWSQYNPSWS; encoded by the exons ATGCTACGCAAAAGAAGTCCTCTTATCATTTGTGGTGCTTTCGTATTTGTAGCATGGAacgttattcttttttttgtccTCATGAGACGCCCTTCCACTCAAGGGGCTCTAGACAGCCCGGACGAACTTGGTAACAAGGGGGACAGAGCTGGAGGAGACCAGTTTGGAAATATTATGAATGAAGTGATGCGTGTAGCTAATGCATTTGAAGCTGAAATTGAATCGCAGAAGAAGATCCTATTGCAAATCCAGAGCCATTGGTCGGTTTGGGAGAACAAAGGTGGTGTGACAGCTGCTAAATCAAAATCACAAGCTGAACATTCAGTTCCGGTGGTCATCCCTATTTTAGTCATTGCCTGTAATCGTGTGACCGTGAAACGCTGCCTTGACAAACTCATTGAGCACCGACCGTCGGCCGAACTCTATCCAATCATCGTGAGCCAGGACTGTGGACACGCAGAAACGTCTGACGTGATCGCCTCGTATGGCAGTCAGCTGACTCATATCAAACAGCCTGATCTTTCTGATATCTCAGTACCTCCACAGTATAAGAAGTTCCAGGGTTACTACAAAATCTCACGACATTACCGTTGGGCATTCAACCAGGTTTTCAACACCTTTTCATACTCCTCGGTTGTTGTTGTGGAGGATGATTTGGAG GTTGCCCCTGATTTTTTTGAGTACTTCAGAGCACTTCATCCAATTTTAAAATCAGACCCGACTCTGTGGTGCGTGTCTGCCTGGAATGACAATGGCAGGGAAGGATTTGTGGACCCTGGAAAAGCAAGCCTGTTGTACAGGACAGATTTTTTCCCAGGCTTGGGCTGGATGTTCACAAAAGACCTCTGGGCAGAGATAGAGCCCAAATGGCCGGCCTCGTTTTGGGACGACTGGATGCGCCAACCCAGTCAGCGCAGAGACAGGTCCTGCATAAGACCAGAAATTTCCAGAACTTTAACGTTCGGTCGGAAGGGTGTGAGTTTAGGGCAGTTTTACGACAAGTACCTCCGCTTTATTAAGCTCAATACCGAATTTGTGCCTTTTACAAAAATGGACCTTTCTTATTTAGAAAAGAAGAAATATGATGAGAGTTTTGAGAAGGAGGTTTACAGTGCTTCGGTTGTCACTGTGGAGGACTTGCAAAGTGGGAAACTAACTGGTTCTGGCCCATTTCGGGTGCAGTATTCTAGCCCTGACAGTTTTAAAACATTGGCTCGCAATCTTGGTGTGATGGATGACCTGAAGTCAGGAGTCCCACGAGCTGGGTATAGAGGTGTAGTTCATTTCCTTTTCCGTGGAAAGAGGGTCTATTTAGCTCCACCAGCAGGATGGAGCCAGTACAATCCGAGCTGGAGTTGA
- the LOC113086541 gene encoding uncharacterized protein LOC113086541, with protein MASTPSASALSAVLRCQGNILARKQASKKRAPASVYGLGMTCRGDSVKSYFRSLWGFIFHRERVEIPGVLTISARFETGCSGKSSRGNSESKDLLVKSSLKTDNKILTMKVSSEPNQWPKTKLTSDKTFAFKSQRYSVLSNNSLVLRLDGTYLRKLNSDYPCTCCICIVCARMSDSVRKLGIGWNQLHPDCDKFSGCVKCTSEHHKDRPKTLEGAEPGE; from the exons ATGGCTTCGACTCCCTCCGCTTCTGCCCTGTCAGCTGTTCTCCGGTGTCAGGGGAATATCCTCGCCCGAAAACAGGCGAGCAAGAAGCGGGCTCCCGCCTCAGTGTACGGGCTCGGGATGACATGTAGAGGAGACTCGGTCAAATCTTATTTTCGCTCTCTATGGGGATTCATATTTCACAGGGAGCGAGTGGAGATTCCCGGAGTTTTGACCATTTCAGCGCGATTTGAAACGGGTTGTTCGGGTAAATCTTCGAGAGGAAATAGTGAATCCAAAGATCTTCTGGTCAAAAGCTCCCTAAAGACTGACAACAAAATCTTAACCATGAAAGTATCAAGTGAACCAAATCAATGGCCAAAGACGAAACTGACGTCGGATAAAACTTTTGCTTTTAAATCCCAACGTTACAGTGTTTTATCCAACAACAGCCTGGTTCTTCGACTGGATGGCACTTATTTACGAAAACTAAACTCAGATTATCCATGCACTTGCTGTATTTGTATAGTTTGCGCTCGGA TGTCAGACAGTGTGCGGAAACTTGGAATTGGCTGGAACCAGCTTCATCCGGAT tgTGATAAGTTTAGTGGATGTGTCAAATGTACTTCTGAACATCACAAGGATCGACCTAAGACACTGGAAGGAGCTGAACCTGGGGAATGA
- the LOC113086540 gene encoding probable E3 ubiquitin-protein ligase RNF183 — protein MMSDSKEKPKGSKKGTKVKPKLESKGSFNVGTSEQRKKPLRRSRSNDMENRHHQSSRGRERDQKEGGRQQRGHSEEGRKRDHNNEPGHHKTEQPIDDLLDTECIVCFCSFDNVFKAPKLLSCGHTFCLECLARINVSSPEIKTLSCPICREQTEIRHGRDLPHLGNNEDIFRRLPAEMQRALSVRFKRSEGKLVLKNPPTNSSFNTILNLPVFKKKEEQVSSNPLGVMEEGLSQATMIDVGRPPSRMRGHMRRIMYSNQCYYAVVAAIIAITVGLMLVGIFTFVLPYMQRTNSQSQNPTSPKP, from the coding sequence ATGATGAGTGACAGCAAAGAGAAACCCAAGGGCAGCAAAAAAGGGACCAAAGTCAAGCCAAAGCTTGAAAGCAAGGGTAGCTTCAATGTGGGAACTTCAGAGCAACGGAAAAAGCCTCTTAGGAGAAGCCGCAGCAATGATATGGAAAACCGCCATCATCAAAGTAGCCGAGGTAGAGAACGGGACCAGAAAGAGGGCGGAAGGCAACAACGGGGTCACAGCGAGGAGGGAAGGAAGCGAGACCACAACAATGAGCCTGGACACCACAAGACCGAGCAACCCATAGATGATCTGCTGGACACGGAGTGCATCGTGTGCTTCTGCAGCTTTGACAATGTCTTCAAAGCTCCCAAGTTACTCTCCTGCGGCCACACATTCTGCTTGGAATGCCTGGCACGCATCAATGTGAGTTCTCCAGAGATCAAGACGTTGTCTTGTCCGATCTGTCGGGAGCAGACGGAAATCCGACACGGTCGAGATCTACCACATTTGGGAAATAACGAAGATATCTTCCGCAGACTTCCGGCCGAGATGCAACGGGCGCTTTCTGTGCGCTTTAAACGCAGCGAGGGCAAACTCGTCCTCAAGAATCCGCCAACAAACAGCTCTTTTAATACCATTTTAAATCTGCCGGTGTTTAAGAAGAAAGAGGAGCAGGTCAGCAGTAATCCGCTTGGAGTCATGGAGGAAGGTCTCAGCCAGGCCACTATGATCGACGTGGGAAGGCCGCCAAGCAGGATGAGGGGTCACATGAGAAGGATAATGTATTCCAATCAGTGCTATTATGCTGTCGTTGCTGCCATCATCGCAATCACTGTGGGTTTAATGCTGGTGGGCATCTTCACTTTTGTGTTGCCCTATATGCAAAGAACAAATAGTCAATCTCAGAACCCAACTTCTCCAAAGCCTTGA